From the Alphaproteobacteria bacterium genome, the window CCTCCTGGCCGGGGGCGGGGTTGTCCGTGCCCTCTTTCTCGCAGACGGGGTTTGCCGCCCTGATTGTCGGTGGATTGTGGCTGCTCTTGATGCGCAAAGCCTGGCGCTTTTTGGGACTGCTGGGGATCTGTTTCGGGCTTTCCACGGCGGTTTTTGCCCGTCTGCCCGACCTGCTGGTCGATGGCGGCGGAGGTTTGGCGGCGATCCGTCTTGAAGATGGGCGGATGCTGGTCACGCCGGGCAAGCAAGAACCGATCACGCGTCAGGCTTGGCAGCGTTACTTAGCCATCGATGGCGAAGCGGAATTTTTCGCCGATGGCGCAGCAGAGGGCAAGATGCGTTGCGATTCCCTGGGATGCCGGATTGACGTCAAGGAAGTTGCCTTGGCCTTGACCCATCGTCCCGAGGCCTTGGCGGAAGATTGCGCATCGGCGGACCTGTTGGTAGCCCCCTTCACCTTGCCCAAGGGAAGCTGCCAAGGACCGGCGGTTATCGACCGTCGTCAGCGCCTTGCGAACGGCCCTCATGCGGTTTGGTTGGAACAGGGGAAAATTCTGCGCGTCGAAACGGTGAGGGAAAAACGGGGCGATCACCCCTGGGCGCTGGAGAAGGGCAACAAGCCAAGGCCAGACAAGCCAGACAAGGCTGAAACAAACAGCCTAGCCGAACCGCCGGATTCCGATCCGCCAAACGTCAAACAAGAGGATTCGCTTTAGAAATTTGTTTTAGCTAAGGATTCACGCTTAACTCCGCGTCACCGGGATGCCTCGGAGTTAAGCGATCCTGAGCTAGTAATTGCGCATCAAGCCGACCAGACGGCCTTGCACCTTCACCCGGTCGGGGCCGAAGATTCGCGTTTCGTATTTCGTGTTGGCCGGTTCCAGGGCGATCGAGGCGCCCTTGCGGCGCAGCCGCTTCAGGGTAACTTCGTTCTCATCGACCAGTGCCACCACGATGGCGCCGTTTTCTGCTGTGTCGCAACTGCGGATCAGCACCGTGTCGCCATCCATGATGCCTGCGTCGATCATCGAGTCGCCCTCGATGGTCAGGGCGTAATGTTCGCCGGACCCCATCATGCTCATCGGGATGTCGACGGTGGTGGAATGGTCGTTCATGGCCTCGATCGGCGTTCCGGCGGCGATCTTGCCCCACAGCGGAACCTGGGCCGACGGGTTTTCGACTTGCAGTACGCGCCCAGGAAGCGGCGAACGACTGATCGGCTGGGGTGCGGGCGCCTGAGGCTGCGAGCGCACCAGTTGCGGCGTGAAGCGCTGCGGGGCTTGGCGGGTCTCGGCCCTGGTGTCATGGATGTTTTCCGGCAGGCGGGTCACTTCCAAGGCGCGCGCCCGATGCGGCAGCCGGTTCAGAAAGCCCCGTTCCTCAAGCCCGGTAATCAAGCGGTGAATGCCTGACTTCGATTTCAGCCCCAGCGCTTCCTTCATTTCGTCGAAAGAAGGGGATACGCCGCTTTCCCTGAGGCGCTTTTCGATAAACATCAGAAGTTCATATTGTTTCTTGGTCAACATGTGGCGAACCCCGCGTGAATTTCACACGGATGTTCTAATTTAGTTCGTCCTTAAGGTCAAGGAAAATTTACGGAACGTCTGTGGACCAACCGGGCGACATCAATCCAGGGGCAGAACCGGCACCTGATCGCCCGCCTTGGCGGCTGCCGCCTTAATGGGGCGTAGGATCAAGGCGTTGGCGCTGGCCAGTTCGCTTAACATGGCGCTGTCTTGCGCCTTGCTTGGGTGAACCGCCAATGTTCCGTCCTGGGCGGTTTCGAGACGGGCGCGCAAATATTCCTCTCTCGCCCCACCGGCGGGCAAAGGGGCGGCCAGCTTGGCCGGAACGGGGCTGGCCAGAGCAGGCGAAATCCCCTGAAGCTGCCTTAGCATGGGCTTTAGGAATAGAACGGCGCTGACATAGGCGGAAACCGGATTGCCGGGCAGGCCCAGCACGGGCAGGCCGCCCATGCGCCCGAACATCAAAGGCTTGCCCGGCTTCATGGCGATCTTGTGGAATCCTGCCGAAAAGCCCA encodes:
- the lexA gene encoding transcriptional repressor LexA, translated to MLTKKQYELLMFIEKRLRESGVSPSFDEMKEALGLKSKSGIHRLITGLEERGFLNRLPHRARALEVTRLPENIHDTRAETRQAPQRFTPQLVRSQPQAPAPQPISRSPLPGRVLQVENPSAQVPLWGKIAAGTPIEAMNDHSTTVDIPMSMMGSGEHYALTIEGDSMIDAGIMDGDTVLIRSCDTAENGAIVVALVDENEVTLKRLRRKGASIALEPANTKYETRIFGPDRVKVQGRLVGLMRNY